The Serinus canaria isolate serCan28SL12 chromosome 2, serCan2020, whole genome shotgun sequence genomic interval atctaaagaAATCAGTACACTGGGAATCCATTTTTCTGGGTATCTAGCAACCAACAGAAATCACAGAGAGACAGACAGCACCATTACCAAGGGGTATGAAAGCAGTTATTTAAACTGACCTGTAAACCGAATACAAAATAGCCACTAACACTTTGTTCTGCAATCACGTCCTCCATCGTGCGCAAGGTAGTGCCCAAGTACGAGTTCAGGAGCTGAGTAGGAAGCAGCCCAAGTGAAGAAGCCATCAGGTAGTTGGGTAGTGATAAATCTGTAATCTGagtaaaaagaaagagtaaGAAATCAAAAGCAGCTCCAACACAATCTATGTGTACAAGCAACCAGACCACCACTTCCCATAACCATCCCTGCAAAATCATGAAAGAATATCCTATATTCCTCCACTGAAACTTTGATTCATGCACAGGGGAAGATAATAGAATGATACAACATTTATCTAGTTTTCATCTGGCCTTTTTAAAGTTACTaggtttgatttcttttcacCTTACATTATGCAACACCTCTGTGCAACAGTCAGTAACTAGGGGTGCAATTACCCTCTTCActgaagatatttatttttaactggtGAACAGAGTCCTTGGATTtatgagaagaaattattttatcaaatGTGAAAGTCTAacacaaaaatctgttttgcattttatgTATGTGGCAAATAATACAAGAGGTAAAATTGTTCAAAATGTCACTGTTTTAAACAGGATCCACGTAAACAGAATGGCAGATACAATTTCTTTAGACAGGGCAAGGTATGAGCTTATTAAGATACACATGTCTTTCAGTGATTCCCTAGGAGCAATATCCATCTAAATCCATACTGATCTATATGAGTATCATTATATATGAGtatcattaaaatatatatatatgagtaTTTTGCATCTCCCTTCAATTAGTAAACAAAATAGTGCACATAGTTATaggttttattaatttctctGGAGAAAACACTAAGAATACTTtggtattttcttctctttgctgtGAAGTTTCTGTTCTGGGTCAAGAGGTGGACCTACAAGCTTACATGGGAATAAAGTACACAGTACCAGCTAAATTAGTATCAGAAGCCATTAGGAAATATTAAAGGCAAGTGTCATGAGATATTtacacaagaaaaaagaaaacaagaagaaactaaattaaaaatgagtATGAAAACTATGACTTTGAAAACAAGTAGTCCAACACAGTTTCCAGATAATTCAGTTGATAATAACAGAGATCTAATTAAGAACAGCTCTAACACTGAGAGCCTACATGGAAATTATTGACCTTGCCAGTTTTGTACAATGTTGAAGACCAAAGAATAGCAGCAACGTTACTCATTTCATCatgcttttcttaaaataaactTTAGTTACTGTGAAAGTCACAGTGCTGAATTCTCAGAGCTCTAACCACCATCAGTGGAAAGTTTTTGGGAGGAAGGGCAATGGAGGAGCAGAATGCAATGAAGcataaagattaaaaataattcactggAACAAGATCCAATAAGCCATTTCTAAACTTCACGCTGCATATTATACTTCCCACAGACTGAAATATATACCAGCACCACAAATATTATATTTCCTTCTCTAGACGAGATTAATTTAGatttataatgaaaaaagaTTACATAATTATGCCAGAACTTGACATTTGACCAATACTTTCAAAAGACTTTTTTAAGTATTGTTGTAATCTGGGCCATGTAATAAGAATGCATAGTCCAAAGCTCCCATATTGCCAAGGGAATGAAGGAGCTGCTATTAAAAGTTTCTGAAATACTAAGGCAGAGGCAAGATTTGCTAAGTGGGACACTAGCATTACATCTAATGGAACTGGGAAACTTCCCAAAGATTGCTGTAACACTCCTGGCACCTCTCTCATTTCTGTAGATGTATTAAGGACATTTCAGTTGCAAAACAACATGTCTGCACACCTGGATGAGCCCTGAAACAACTGGACCTCCTAAGTCATGAGAGAGATTGTTTTCAAATGAAGGGGAGACTGCCCCAGTGGATACACTTAATTGCAGCTTGTGCTTCCCACTGTAATGAAAGCTAAAGAGAGGGTGAAAAAATTTTTGAGATGGCCTTTTAACTGTAGGTTTAGAGCTACAGTGGCATCCTTTTCCCCAGAATGCACAGGAAGTGGGCAGTATCCCTTCCTAAGAAACTTGAGAAATCATCAATAAAACTTACAGCTTTCCATACTTTTCTTTCTAGGAACTTTATCTGTTCTATGAACCTGCCTAACTGCTATCTGCATGGCCAGGCTGCCTAACAGAGCCTACCATGGCTCTTCTTCTGGTGAAGCTCAAGCCAGCAAAAATTACCCCTGAAATCCCAAACGAAGGATGGAATTTTATGGACGATGACAGAAACGCATTTAAATTGTATTCTAATACAATTAAGAACTACCTAATTGAACTGATAACAATTGCCAGAACCCCCCCACACACCCCCACTAAGCCTTGGGTGGGCTTTGTCCCATGGAAGTCTTGTGCATTCTTTGCAGCTGACACCTTTGGTTCAGCACTGTCAAGGAATAAATGCTTCTGTCAAGACTTAGCTGGGGGCTCCCACACCTTTAGGGATTGCAGGGAATTTCTCCTCCCTCagtttaaaaattcctttgtttCAGATCAAGTAGGCTTAGTGACCAAGGGCAAAGGATAACTCTGGTactttttcctcaaaaaaaaaaagcccaaaacaaaaatccccagaaaCACCTCTTcctgccccgccccgcccccccccccaaaaaatagCCAACACCACCCcctaaaaaaaatcccagtaatACAAAAAACCGAACCAGCTGCCAACTTCCTAACAAGTAGAGGAAGCAGTGTGCATGTTCTTGCAAAGCAGGTATCATTCCTTCAACTCTGACTTCATTGTATGCATTTCTGAACCCAGAGGTGCACAGTTGAAcactcagatttttttaatcagattaTTTCTTTCATGTAATATTCCCCTTTAAGAGGGGAGGGGAAGTATGAAATCTCATCTAACCTACATCTGGCACTACAAACAACCAGGATGCACAAATCTCACTCTGAGAACATACTCGTGGGAAGGAGATGATAACCTGCATACCAGACCTCCTTACAGACCTGCCTTCAAAACACTCCAGAGCTGGCAAGGTGAGAGCTGTGCATGGGCAAACACATCAATAAGAGCTATCaacccaccccagcagcccaggccaCTCTGGCATCAGGAGTGACAATTACCCAAaacttaaaaagagaaatacaaacaTACTTTCAGCTAGCAAGTGCTATATTCCAGAAAGGCAAGCAAATGCATTACCTCACCCCTCTACTACCAGCAGAACGACCTTTCAAGAAGCAAGATCTTCACGTCTGGCTGGTGAGACGCTAAGGAatttgtgttaattttcttcttgtgctGTTTCAATTGATATGATTCCCTCACTAATCAAAACCTAAGAAGCTCTTCCATCTTTCTCTACACCCCCTACAAGTCAACCTCCTGAAAGCCCTCAGCAGATGGTACATGCTACCGAACAAGTGCTTGTAGAAATCATttaatcccagccctgcagatgaCCCTGCTCACATCAAGGTTATGCCTTTCCCTGAGCCTGATGtgtcacttccttccttctctctcatTTAAGTATTCTCAGTATCTCcagtttgctttaaaatatcCACATAGAAAACACACATAGACCAGACCACTGGAAGTTAAAGATGTGTACTTTTTCTTAAGTTCActgttgtttaaaaattaatccttttaaaattcattgcTGAAGTTGCTAGCATGgggaaatgcattttaaacttAAAACAAGTGTTAAGTTTTCAAATAAGTGAGATTTCAAGGAAATGACAGATTGGTCTGTGTAGgcagaaaacagtattttttatgtAACTTAAATTTGACTCAAGATGAGGAAATCTCTTGAATTCCTAGATTTGAATGCATCACTTTTTTGGTGATCCAGTAGCTCATATTAAGTGTTCTCGGTGAAAAATTGAGTATACACTGTGCCATTATTTGACTATGCTATAAAGTAGTAAATCAGGAGTAATAAACATAAGCAAACTAAAACTagcaaaaaaatccaagttACTTGGCATAACTCAAGCATCTGGTTTCATCTCATTTCCTATCTATTATTTTAACACTGAAACCATCcacttggaaagaaaattatttagcCTGCAGAATATGGAGAATACAAACCACAATGATTTACAGCATAATTTTAATATTGAACTGGCCCAAATACTCTGCTGAATTGTGTTTCCAACAGAAAGGTTAtgccaggaaggaaaaaattttaACTTGGTAATTCTCTGGTCTGTTGTTCAGATCCAATACTACTCTATATCATCTGCTGACTACTGCAGGTGGCTTTCCAAAGCTGTGAACAACCAGAGCACAACAGCTCTCCCCACTTTAGGAgggtcacagcacagcagaagcttCATCTGCAACACTGGACCTTGGGCTCCAGGAGGGcctcagctcttccagctggaCAGGTCTAAACCTCTTCAGTAATATAGGTAATACAAGCCTGCAGTAATATAGGTTAACAAATATAACAGCAACGGTTCAGCTGTTCAGTTTCTCATTCTTAACAAAAAAATGGTTAAAGgatttcttaaaaagaaattacaagtTGCTACAGTTCTTATGGATGGAGATTACAGCTCTGGAAATGAATGCTCCAGTACACACAGTTTTATATatagcaatttaaaatattcgGTGGGGATGTTACACTCCAAAACTGCATGGATtaaattttacttaaaaaacaaatttggCATTCGGTGGCCTACTAATTGCAGCCAGATGATTCTGTCAAAATTAAGCAAATGCTTCAGAAGGGTACAGGATCAGGACTGCAGGCAGGGTGGGCTACAAGAAAGTGGCAGGCCAAAACATGTGTTTAGATATAGTCACTTGTGTTAAAGAATATACAAGTTACTGAAAACATTTAATGTATTTCACAATCCAGTTTGTTTTGACTTCACCAAGTTAGTAGCTACAACTGAGGCACAACACAGCCAAAACCAAATCCTTCAGACAAAGTACTCAGGAAGAAAGGAGGGTCTGAAATTGCCATCAGCAACACAATACTAAAACAAACTCCATattctttacttttttcctttacgATGATCAGAGACCAAATGAATATACCAATCTTCACCTGAAAGTCGAAAGAAAAGCAAGACTGACCCTTTTCCAGACTCAAGTTTAAACTAACTTTCAGTGCCACTCCAGAGTACAATCCCTTTTCAGGTCTGAGGCTACATGCTGCACTGCCCAAAACCTGCAACCTGTCTTGCATGCATGGACTTCACATCCTGTATAGATTTGCCAGATGCATGGTACAAACACCGTCCACACTGAAAACAGAACTTTAatctacttctttttttccaatatgATTACGTAAGATAAGTAGTTTAGGAAGACCTGGCAAGAGTTTTCTTCAACTCTTGCCATGTTTTAAAGTGGATCACTTTAAAAGCAGAGACACATCATAACTGTTGGGTTATCCACAGATTTTGCTATGCGGCACCTCGGTGATTCTAACACTAGAATATAGTTTTGAAGGACAAGAGAGCAACTCTAACACAACGCCAGTGAGCAAGGCATCTCAAAAATCTGCCCGTGTCCCTCTGCATGCAcaaagagcaggcagagagggcTGTTTTTACTGTTgttaaaagagagagaaaccaCGGCTTGTTCCCAGGAAAGGAAGCAACCTCTACCAAAAACAGCAGCCACTATGCCGAAAGACATCCTTCCAACACTTGTCTTCCTTGGCCGCATAGCCCAGGCAGGGACTCACCGCGAAGACGGCGTTCTGCAGCCCGAAGGGGATCAGCGTCAGCCGCGACAGAAACACCACCTTGAGGCCGCTGCCCCCCTCCACGACACGGACGATGGCACTGAGCGTCCCGCTGCCCTGGATCCTGGCCCGTGCCCAGCGGGCCAACAGCCGCTTGCAGGCCACGTGGGCGACAAAGGTGCCGACGAGGACGCCGAACACCATCAGCCCCATGCCCAGCACGAAGCCGTAGAGGTAGCCGGCGGCCACGTTGAGCAGGATGTAGCCCCAGCCGCACGGGAAGGACACGACGATGAAGCCCACGGTGAAGAGCAGCACGCCGGCCAGGCTGTCCAGGCTCTCggcccagagcagcaggtccCGCAGGTACTGGCGTACCAGGGCCAGCGAGGCGAAGCAGACAGCGGCCAGGACGCACAGGCTGAGGCAGCTCTTGCACCAGCAAgtgcccagcaggcagcaagAGCAGCGCAAGCCCCGGGCCTCGGCCAGCCCatgcccgccgccgcccggctcgggcagctggcagagcagcagctccgcGGGCGGCAGCCCGTCCTGGTCCGCGCAgggtcccagcagcagcccgccggcccccgccgcctccgccgGGACGAAGCCGATGGTGTCTCCGctgccgccgcctcccgccgccgTCCCGGCGGCTCGGGACAGCCAGCGGCCCAGGTCTTGCCGGGCGCTCTGCGCCGCCGCCTGCTTCACGGCCcgggagaggagctgcagcgcCGCGGCCCCTGCGCCCAGCATCCCCCCGCCCCGCAGCCCGGCTCCAGCGCCGCCGAGCCGCGCAGCCCCTTCGCTCCCCGCCTCCCCACGCAGCCTGCGGGCAGGGGCGGCCGTTCCCTCATCGCCCCGCCATGGCCCGGCTGCCGAGCCCGGCCAagggccgggcgggggcggggAAGCGGCGGCGGGGAGGGCGGGGAGGAGGGGGCCGCGCTTCGCCGCCGCCCGGCAGGCAGAGGGGCCGGGGCGGCCTCCGCGCCGCCTCCCGCCTCGGCCGCGCCGCCGGGGCTGCGGCGTTAGACGGCGGCGGGGCCGCTCTCTCCgtcctggcagtggcagcagcgGCCCTGGCGGAGCGCGAGTCCcggagggcggcggcggcggcggcagcaccGGGGCTCCATCTCCCCGCGCTGGGCTCCCTCCCGCTCCGCGAAGCGCCCTCTCGGAACGGCGGTGCCGATGTGGCAAGCCCGCGAGGGAGGAGGCCAGGCAAAGCTCCGGCGGCAGcagcgcccggccccgctgcggGGCTCGGCGGCGGCGCCAAGGCTCCgcctcccgccccgccccgggtGTGCCCCAGCGGGGCCCCGACGCGCGCCTCGCCCGAGCCGCCCCGGGCCGCACGCCCCCATCGGCCCCGGTGCCAGCAGCCCGCATTCCCGGCAGAGCCGTGACCCGCAGGGCTTGGAGGGAGCCGTGCTggaaagtgggtttttttccgTCAGGGAAGCGCGGGGTTCAAGCATCGCTCACTGTACTGGAACTCTTGTGCTCCTTTGACTCGTCTCCCTCTCTTCGGTGAGGGCATTGTACCGTAAACACCCCGGCTTGCCCGTGTCTATCACTGAAACGAGCCTTCCCCTGCCAGCGACCGGGCTTTGAGCCGAGGGGCGACAGCCGATGCGCCCGGGCTCCGCAGCACCTCCCCGCCAGGTCAGCGTGGCTCACATGCCTGAAGGCTCGGACACACTTCGGGACGGTTTGAGGCTGAGTTTTGAGGCATTGCCAGAAAGAAACAGCCTGGACATGGAGTGAGGGCTGCGTTTAGAGGAGTGTTTTCTCCGGAGCCTCGCTGAGGCTCGATAGCTTCGTAGGTCGCTTTTGCTCTGGTGTTACTAATGGCAAAGTGCAGAAAGGGTTTGATTTCTTTACAACGCTTGTGCATACAACGTGCTTCAGTGGAATTATACTCCCCTGCTGGGAAATTTGCAAGCATGTATTAAACGAGAATACGTGTAGATTGTAGAGGTTAAAGGGTGattggaaacaaacaaacagataTCAAAATTAAGAACATATCTTCAAGTACTGCAGTTATGCACTTGCAAAATACAATGGTAGAAACAGTGTAATCTGGGCAATCCAGCAAATCAGTTTAAGAAAATTACAGATATCTTTGAGAGCCaacagcagaataaaaactctgcacagcagggaaattGCAGATAAACGTCTCCAGCATAACCTGCTTTCTTGCTGTTACCTGTATCTGAGTGAGAGCATTTGATTTTGTCATCACTCTTTGCTTGCAAACACAGACAGGGCGTACATCCAAAAttgtaataataatagtaataataataataatataataataatgtcAACAAAACTCTGCAGTGGAGCTTGTAAAGGATGATGGGCATGCTTGTACATTCAGTAAGGCATTTCAGCAAATGGGACAGCTGGAAGCTCAATAGAACAAGAagacaaaatattaatttctggttttgtaatAAGAGTTCATATGTCTTTAATGTGGATTCAGCTTGTGCATATTTTTGTTCAATGCAGTTACTTtcataaaacaggaaaaagtcTGGCTGAAAATGTCTAACAGAGTTGAAGCTTTACACTGCTCCTCCGTTGCTGTATTTAAAGTGCACAACCTTGTACTCTGAGCTGGAATGAATTTCTGGCTGTCACTCTAAAAGCCACAGGGTACTGTATTTATAATCACAGAAAATGTACTTGAAAAATGACCACAAGAGAGTATGAAGAACATAAAGGTTACCTAAGTGAGGGTTTTGATAGTACACTCTaacccataaaaaaaaaaaaaaaaaaaaaaaaaaaaaaaaaaaaattggttagTGGACATGCTTTTCCAGTCCCTAGGAATACAGAGGCTGAATCTCCTTGACCTTATTCATCACCTGGACTCCCCAAAATAGCTAATCCTGGCATTCTTCTGTCCCCTGGAGCAATAGCTCAGGAAGGAAAGGCAACAAATAGTCAGATTTTGAGTGACACAGACCATGGTCATGGAGCATCTTGGATAAACATCCAAGTGAGGCCACAGGAATTCAGCAAGACTTGGGCAGAGCTGGTAGCTGCTCCCTCATGCACAGCAGATACAGCTACAGAGATGAGAGGCAGTGTCAGCTGGCTCCTCCGAGCCTTCCCAGCATGCTCTTACcatctgaagggaaaagaaacaacctCACACACCCTTGAAGATGTGCCAAATTGGCACATTGCTAGACAAAATGCCGGACAAAATGGTCTGCCTTGCAGTCAGTGAATCATAGGATATTCCTGTACCATGGATGATGCAGTTGCAGTGATAAAAGTAAAGCAAAATCTGTAGGGAAAAGCAGTTATCTTTCCAATCACTACACTTAAAAAAGTAGGCAAGCTCTTGAGCACACAGTTCCTGGACAAACACTTTGTTCTCCAAAAAAGAtagtgctttttgtttgtttttcctttttccccaggTAGATAGTTGATTTAGTAAATAATTTGCAGCAAATGCTGTCTAAcctgttcttttaaaaagcagagctgttaCTTTTGTTActtttggaaattatttgaaGTAATGGGAATAAGAATTGTAGGTTTAGTTCATATGGGTTTAAATGATTGCATTACGTCACTTAATACTGCTCCTATACTTCCTTAGATGGATCTAATTACTTAGATTTTCATTATCTCCTCTATCACTTGAGCTGTTTTCTTACCTatcttaatatttaattttggtCTTTCTCAATGAATACATGTAAAACCTGAGAGGCACAGGGTAACAGCTGGAGTAGTGTTCTGCTTTAAGAAAAGGTGTTTCTGTAGAAAGATGCTCTCACAATTATATAGATGGTAGTGGATATTGAAGAATTTCTGCCAGagaggtatttttttccaggCCTGCAATGTAGGCTGAGGGTATTTCCTTATGCTGGCACAAGCAAATGAGAAATGctattttgtgttttgcaagTATGATTCTTCtctctaattttttatttgaagggCTATTATCATGCAAACACACCCAACTAAACATGTGAGTCATCTTATTGAAATGAAAGGCATGACTCATTTAGGTCCACGCAACTGGTCCAGGGAATAGGGACCCTGAAGATGGGAAGTAGGATACATTAAGCCACAAATCAGGACCTAAAGTAATTTTGAAGCTCCTGAAAACTTGCCATAGTTTTTCCTGAATTGCTCTTTGGGAGGGAGAAGCAGTACTTTTTTGAGAAAATGATATTAAGAACCGTAACACCAGGGTACTTCTAAATGTCTGTTAGTTCTGCAGCATTACTGTGAAGATCCTTGGGTGGGAAGTGCAGCCTTGACTAATCTATGTGAAGAGCATTGATTCTTAGGCCACAGCAGGCTCTCTGAAAGTGCCTCCATCTGGCCTGCAGTCCTCCTTGCTATAGATTCATTTACATCCATTTGAAGGAAGAGGGATGTAAACTCATGCAAAGAATACACGTTTTACTGTTAAACAAAGTATGAGTTGCAAAGATGTGGGGGACAGTATTAGCAAGGAGCAAGTCATGACCAGAGAAATTATTCTGGTAGACCAAGTTAGGTCTGCCATAGCTTGGGCCCCACTGATTTGGGTTGTTGTATTTCAAACACATGTGCATTCACAGTTTTGTCAAAGTGAATGACAGTtgtgctgaaggaaaacaaggtATCACGTAGCATTTTATGACATTGCTTGAATTCCCCATGAAAGGTGATAGCTCTGAAGTTACTGCATCAGGAACAGGAGGTGTAAGAGGAGAAAGAGCACTATTTGCAACTTTGGATCatctaatatttttattttttggagcAATTTCTCTCAAGGTGTAACaaattttctgttgctttcatCAGGAGCTACTTAGTTCAGAAACAatctttatataaaatatacaaacaTAAAAAGTTAAATACGCATAAACCTTATTTAATGTATCCCTGAAGGAGATTTTAGGTCCTGGGGTGAGAATCCAGATTGTGTTATTTTGCATCTTGATTTATTAGGTGTCTACAGAAACTTTACTACTTGATATATAAACCCAATTTCCCAGATAAGTTTCATATAATCATgttaaaaacactgaagaatTTGTTATACTATCATAAACTCAtataattcagaaaattaatctgtttattttcataCATGCTTCTACTTAAGAAATATGGTTTATACAACGATTTTACAAGAAACATTTCTAACCAATTTGATTACAACTCTATGTAAGgcatgaataaaaattaaatacagtaaGCAATgtgctgaaatatttacattgaagagaaaattctgagacTTCACTCTAGTATCACTTACTATGTAAATAGTGACACATCAAAAACAAGTCCATTTCAGTAGAAGTGAGGATTTTTGGTATTCATTAGAGTGTTATAGACCAGAAAGAGGAAATGAGAAACGTTTCCATTTACGTAAGGCAAAAATACAGCCGCATGCTTGATTTATCTATAGCTGCCTTCACCTGTTGCAGCAGTGGAAAACTTAAGCTAATTAATCTGAAAGACTCACAAGGAATTCTTCCTTGGAAAAGGATATCCTTTGGTTGGCAGAAAAAACTTCTGCCAGTTTTTTGTTCCCTGAAATGACTTCTTTGTTGCCCAAAAAATGCTTTAGTCAGGGGCTATTGGTGTAATGCAGAATAGCCTGAAGTTTGGAAGTTGCAAAATTCCTCTTGAGGACTAGACTAACATTGGTTGCCCTAGGAAATGGCAAGCTATGGGAAAAGTCCAAGTATTAAATTAATTGTCTCCTCCTTAATTGCATAGTGCAATCATTAGATGCACCTCAAAATGTTAGCCAAGTAATTACTTACTTCTACCAGGACCACAAACTAGGAATCTACATTTTCATGCAAGAGAATGCTTGAGGCAATTCTTGGGAGCACAAAGATCTAGAAAGtgtattttcaaaaggaatttttggTATCATGAAACAAAATACAGTGAGAAAAGCATATCTGAGGAACAGGAAATTCTTTTGGTGAAGTCGTTTATTGAGGCTGTTTATACCCAGATTCTCCTCCACTTTGAAGTGACTGAAAGAGGAACTGTGGCTAAATATATCCCATGCTCAGGGTACTTTTAATGGGAGGGGTGTCAGTAAATGGAAATGCTAGCATATCCTTAATGTCATGTTTTCATCAGTTCCCACACATCTGTGTCTTTTAGCAATATAC includes:
- the TMEM64 gene encoding LOW QUALITY PROTEIN: transmembrane protein 64 (The sequence of the model RefSeq protein was modified relative to this genomic sequence to represent the inferred CDS: inserted 1 base in 1 codon), with translation MPSPKRGRRVKGAQEFQYTRLPPSPAGHGSAGNAGCWHRGRWGRAARGGSGEARVGAPLGHTRGGAGGGALAPPPSPAAGPGAAAAGALPGLLPRGLATSAPPFREGASRSGREPSAGRWSPGAAAAAAALRDSRSARAAAATARTERAAPPPSNAAAPAARPRREAARRPAAPSSPPSPPPLPRPRPALXPGSAAGPWRGDEGTAAPARRLRGEAGSEGAARLGGAGAGLRGGGMLGAGAAALQLLSRAVKQAAAQSARQDLGRWLSRAAGTAAGGGGSGDTIGFVPAEAAGAGGLLLGPCADQDGLPPAELLLCQLPEPGGGGHGLAEARGLRCSCCLLGTCWCKSCLSLCVLAAVCFASLALVRQYLRDLLLWAESLDSLAGVLLFTVGFIVVSFPCGWGYILLNVAAGYLYGFVLGMGLMVFGVLVGTFVAHVACKRLLARWARARIQGSGTLSAIVRVVEGGSGLKVVFLSRLTLIPFGLQNAVFAITDLSLPNYLMASSLGLLPTQLLNSYLGTTLRTMEDVIAEQSVSGYFVFGLQIVISIGLSFYVVHRAQVELNAAIVACEMEMKTSLVKDTQPSINGSTTYCNKRTVAFSGGGVNIV